The following proteins are encoded in a genomic region of Pseudomonas sp. Os17:
- a CDS encoding chaperone modulator CbpM: protein MMSTLIVQLDMEEFCEVADLSAAYVIEIVEHGILEPQGTAPQNWRFSDVELSLAKRAAKLRRDLDLEWEGVALALDLLDEVRQLRAENQMLRQRLGRLLLD from the coding sequence ATCATGAGCACCCTGATCGTTCAGCTGGACATGGAAGAATTCTGTGAAGTGGCCGACCTGTCGGCGGCCTACGTGATCGAAATCGTCGAGCACGGCATCCTCGAACCTCAGGGGACGGCGCCCCAGAACTGGCGTTTCAGTGATGTCGAACTGTCCCTGGCCAAGCGCGCGGCGAAGCTGCGCCGCGATCTGGACCTGGAGTGGGAAGGGGTCGCCCTGGCCCTGGACCTGCTGGATGAAGTGCGGCAACTGCGCGCCGAGAACCAGATGCTCAGGCAGCGCCTGGGCCGCCTGCTGCTGGACTGA
- a CDS encoding sensor histidine kinase: protein MRLSDFIVQHVEQIVDEWEQFARTLAADTLTRSDLRDHSRSILLAAARDMRTSQSPGEQLAKAKGEGPDKSPSLDAAAASHGELRHHVGFDLVQMTSEFRHLRACVIRLWVASLTTPDLEHLQDMIRFNEAIDEALAESTTAYAEQVSRSRDIFLAILGHDLRAPLQAVSMSTEMLARKVPLDEDALAFVSRIKTGTRHMGAMVSDLLEFVRSRLGNGLPIDPAPMDLASAAKAAMDEACAGQPDCLPLLSFEGDSHGIWDRARIEQMLQNLIGNALQHGSNRRTVTVTLTGGVEQVLLTVHNYGVPIPQEALATLFDPLVRSADEELGSTSTSLGLGLFIVKEVVTAHQGSIEVSSNESDGTTFTVTLPRVSRA from the coding sequence ATGCGCCTGTCCGATTTCATCGTCCAGCACGTTGAGCAAATCGTTGATGAATGGGAACAATTTGCCAGGACCCTGGCCGCGGACACTCTGACCCGCAGCGACCTGCGGGATCACTCGCGGTCGATTCTGCTGGCCGCCGCCCGGGACATGCGCACCAGCCAGAGCCCGGGGGAGCAATTGGCCAAGGCCAAGGGCGAAGGCCCGGACAAGTCACCGAGCCTGGATGCGGCCGCCGCCAGCCATGGCGAACTGCGCCATCACGTGGGCTTCGATCTGGTGCAGATGACCTCGGAGTTCCGCCACCTGCGGGCCTGCGTGATCCGCCTGTGGGTCGCCAGCCTGACAACCCCGGACCTGGAGCACCTGCAGGACATGATCCGCTTCAACGAGGCGATCGACGAAGCCCTGGCCGAGTCCACCACCGCCTATGCCGAGCAGGTCAGCCGCTCGCGGGATATCTTCCTGGCGATTCTTGGCCACGATCTGCGGGCGCCGCTGCAAGCGGTGAGCATGTCCACCGAGATGCTGGCGCGCAAAGTGCCGCTGGATGAGGACGCCCTGGCCTTTGTGTCGCGGATCAAGACCGGCACCCGGCACATGGGCGCCATGGTCAGCGATTTGCTGGAGTTCGTCCGTAGTCGCCTGGGCAACGGCTTGCCCATCGACCCCGCGCCCATGGACCTGGCCAGCGCGGCCAAGGCGGCCATGGACGAAGCCTGCGCGGGCCAGCCCGACTGCCTGCCGCTATTGAGCTTCGAAGGAGACAGCCACGGCATCTGGGACCGCGCCCGCATCGAGCAGATGCTGCAGAACCTGATCGGCAATGCCTTGCAGCACGGCAGCAACCGCCGCACCGTCACCGTGACCCTCACTGGCGGCGTCGAGCAAGTGCTGCTGACCGTTCACAACTACGGCGTCCCCATCCCCCAGGAAGCCCTGGCCACCCTGTTTGACCCGCTGGTGCGCAGTGCCGACGAGGAACTGGGCAGTACCAGCACCAGCCTTGGCCTGGGGTTGTTCATCGTCAAGGAAGTGGTGACCGCGCACCAGGGCAGCATCGAGGTCAGCTCCAACGAAAGCGACGGCACCACCTTCACCGTCACCCTGCCGCGGGTGTCCCGCGCCTGA
- the ureC gene encoding urease subunit alpha, whose product MRISREAYADMFGPTVGDKVRLADTELWIEVEKDFTTYGEEVKFGGGKVIRDGMGQSQLLACDVVDTLITNALIIDHWGIVKADVGLKDGRIAAIGKAGNPDIQPDVTIAIGASTEVIAGEGMILTAGGIDTHIHFICPQQIEEALMSGVTTMIGGGTGPATGTNATTCTSGPWHMARMLQAADAFPMNIGFTGKGNASLPEPLIEQVKAGAIGLKLHEDWGSTPASIDNCLSVADQYDVQVAIHTDTLNESGFVETTLGAFKGRTIHTYHTEGAGGGHAPDIIKACGFSNVLPSSTNPTRPFTRNTIDEHLDMLMVCHHLDPSIAEDVAFAESRIRRETIAAEDILHDLGAFSMISSDSQAMGRVGEVVTRTWQTADKMHRQRGPLPGDGPGNSNFRVKRYIAKYTINPAITHGISHEVGSIEVGKWADLVLWRPAFFGVKPTLILKGGAIAASLMGDANASIPTPQPVHYRPMFASYGGSRHATSLTFISQAALDAGVPEQLGLKKRIAVVKGCRTVQKSDLIHNDYLPNIEVDPQTYQVKADGVLLWCEPADVLPMAQRYFLF is encoded by the coding sequence ATGCGCATTTCCCGTGAGGCCTACGCCGACATGTTCGGCCCCACCGTGGGCGACAAGGTACGGCTGGCCGACACCGAGCTGTGGATCGAAGTGGAGAAGGACTTCACCACCTACGGTGAAGAAGTGAAGTTCGGTGGCGGCAAGGTGATCCGCGATGGCATGGGCCAGAGCCAGCTGCTGGCGTGCGATGTGGTGGACACCCTGATCACCAACGCCCTGATCATCGATCACTGGGGCATCGTCAAGGCCGACGTCGGCCTCAAGGACGGGCGCATCGCCGCCATCGGCAAGGCCGGCAACCCGGATATCCAGCCCGACGTGACCATCGCCATCGGCGCCAGCACCGAAGTGATCGCCGGGGAAGGCATGATCCTCACCGCCGGCGGCATCGACACCCACATCCACTTCATCTGCCCGCAGCAGATCGAAGAAGCGCTGATGAGCGGCGTCACCACCATGATCGGCGGCGGCACCGGGCCGGCCACCGGGACCAACGCCACCACCTGCACCTCCGGGCCTTGGCACATGGCGCGCATGCTCCAGGCCGCGGACGCCTTCCCGATGAACATCGGCTTTACCGGCAAGGGCAACGCCAGCCTGCCGGAGCCCTTGATCGAACAGGTCAAGGCCGGGGCCATCGGCCTCAAGCTGCACGAGGACTGGGGCAGCACCCCGGCCAGCATCGACAACTGCCTGAGCGTGGCCGACCAGTACGACGTGCAGGTGGCGATCCACACCGACACCCTCAACGAGTCCGGCTTCGTCGAAACCACCCTGGGCGCCTTCAAGGGGCGGACCATCCACACCTACCACACCGAAGGCGCCGGCGGCGGCCACGCTCCGGACATCATCAAGGCCTGCGGTTTTTCCAATGTGCTGCCCAGCTCCACCAACCCGACCCGGCCCTTCACCCGCAACACCATCGACGAGCACCTGGACATGCTCATGGTCTGCCATCACCTGGACCCGAGCATCGCCGAGGACGTGGCCTTCGCCGAAAGCCGCATCCGCCGCGAGACCATCGCCGCCGAGGACATCCTCCACGACCTGGGGGCGTTCTCGATGATCAGCTCCGACAGCCAGGCCATGGGCCGGGTCGGCGAAGTGGTGACCCGCACCTGGCAGACCGCCGACAAGATGCACCGCCAGCGCGGCCCGCTGCCGGGCGACGGCCCCGGCAACAGCAACTTCCGGGTCAAGCGCTACATCGCCAAGTACACCATCAACCCGGCGATCACCCATGGCATCAGCCATGAAGTGGGCTCCATCGAAGTCGGCAAGTGGGCCGACCTGGTGCTCTGGCGCCCGGCCTTTTTCGGGGTCAAGCCGACCCTGATCCTCAAGGGCGGAGCGATTGCCGCGAGCCTGATGGGCGATGCCAACGCCTCGATCCCGACCCCGCAGCCGGTGCATTACCGGCCGATGTTCGCCAGTTACGGCGGCAGCCGCCACGCCACCAGCCTGACCTTCATCAGCCAGGCGGCGCTGGACGCCGGAGTGCCGGAACAATTGGGCCTGAAAAAACGCATCGCCGTGGTCAAGGGCTGCCGCACGGTGCAAAAGAGCGACCTGATCCATAACGACTACCTGCCGAACATCGAAGTCGACCCGCAGACCTATCAGGTCAAGGCCGACGGTGTGCTGCTGTGGTGTGAACCGGCGGATGTGCTGCCCATGGCCCAGCGCTATTTCCTGTTCTGA
- a CDS encoding urease subunit beta, with protein MIPGQYQIQPGEIELNVGRRTLSLKVSNSGDRPIQVGSHYHFFETNDALTFDRAASRGMRLNIAAGTAVRFEPGQTREVELVELAGKRRVFGFAGRIMGDL; from the coding sequence ATGATTCCTGGCCAATACCAGATCCAGCCCGGCGAGATCGAACTCAACGTCGGGCGCCGCACCTTGAGCCTGAAGGTGTCCAACAGCGGCGACCGGCCGATCCAGGTCGGCTCGCACTATCACTTTTTCGAAACCAACGACGCCCTGACCTTCGACCGCGCCGCCAGCCGCGGCATGCGCTTGAACATCGCCGCCGGCACCGCGGTGCGCTTCGAACCGGGGCAGACCCGCGAAGTGGAACTGGTGGAGCTGGCCGGCAAGCGCCGGGTGTTCGGCTTTGCCGGACGCATCATGGGCGACCTCTGA
- a CDS encoding GNAT family N-acetyltransferase, whose amino-acid sequence MNAAQLRRVHGESFAHYRQGLIDLLLDSVQHGASVGFMADLDDSQARAYLSSVQAGVEDGSLLLWVVVHDERVLASVQLALCMKANGRNRAEVQKLMVLHNARRRGLGQQLINALEQAARQHRRGLLYLDTEAGSAAEAFYRALGYTRVGELPNYCQSPDGTYTPTAIYFKTLGQPL is encoded by the coding sequence ATGAACGCCGCCCAACTGCGCCGAGTCCATGGAGAAAGCTTTGCCCATTACCGCCAGGGATTGATCGACCTGCTGCTGGACTCGGTGCAGCACGGCGCGTCCGTCGGTTTCATGGCCGACCTGGACGACAGTCAGGCCCGGGCCTACCTCAGCAGCGTGCAGGCCGGGGTCGAGGACGGCAGCCTGCTGCTGTGGGTGGTGGTGCATGACGAGAGGGTCCTGGCCAGCGTGCAGTTGGCGCTGTGCATGAAGGCCAACGGGCGCAACCGCGCCGAAGTGCAAAAGCTCATGGTGCTGCACAACGCCCGGCGTCGCGGCCTGGGCCAGCAGTTGATCAATGCCCTGGAGCAGGCTGCCCGCCAGCACCGGCGCGGGCTGCTGTACCTGGACACCGAGGCCGGCTCGGCGGCGGAAGCGTTCTACCGCGCCCTGGGTTACACCCGGGTCGGCGAACTGCCCAACTACTGCCAGAGCCCGGACGGCACCTACACCCCTACCGCCATCTACTTCAAGACCCTGGGACAACCGCTATGA
- a CDS encoding GNAT family N-acetyltransferase, which translates to MTYRIRDALHADLPAIRDIYNDAVLNTTAIWNDAPVDLGNRQAWFSARQSQGYPILVVVNAEEQVLGYASFGDWRPFDGFRHTVEHSVYVRRDQRGNGLGPQLMAVLLERARGCDKHVMVAAIESGNTASIRLHERLGFISTGQMPQVGTKFGRWLDLTFMQLTLNPGAQPPAPHQE; encoded by the coding sequence ATGACCTATCGCATCCGTGATGCGCTGCACGCCGACCTGCCGGCGATCCGCGACATCTACAACGACGCCGTGCTCAATACCACGGCGATCTGGAACGACGCCCCGGTCGACCTGGGCAACCGTCAGGCCTGGTTCAGCGCGCGCCAGAGCCAGGGCTATCCGATCCTGGTGGTGGTCAACGCCGAGGAGCAGGTGCTCGGCTACGCTTCCTTCGGCGACTGGCGGCCCTTCGACGGCTTTCGCCACACCGTGGAACACTCGGTCTACGTGCGCCGCGACCAGCGCGGCAACGGCCTGGGTCCACAACTGATGGCGGTGCTGCTGGAACGCGCCCGTGGCTGTGACAAGCACGTGATGGTGGCCGCCATCGAGAGCGGCAACACCGCCTCGATCCGTCTGCATGAGCGCCTCGGTTTCATCAGTACCGGGCAGATGCCCCAGGTGGGCACCAAGTTCGGGCGCTGGCTGGACCTGACCTTCATGCAACTGACTCTCAACCCCGGGGCACAACCGCCCGCCCCTCACCAGGAGTGA
- a CDS encoding urease subunit gamma, translating into MDLTPREKDKLLIFTAGLVAERRLARGLKLNYPEAMAYISAALLEGARDGQSVADLMHYGTTLLSREQVMEGIPEMIPEIQVEATFPDGTKLVTVHQPIA; encoded by the coding sequence ATGGACCTGACCCCACGCGAAAAAGACAAGCTGCTGATCTTCACCGCCGGCCTAGTGGCCGAACGGCGACTGGCCCGCGGCCTCAAGCTCAACTACCCGGAAGCCATGGCCTATATTTCCGCCGCGCTGCTCGAAGGTGCCCGGGACGGCCAGAGCGTGGCCGATCTGATGCACTACGGCACCACCCTGCTCAGCCGCGAACAGGTGATGGAAGGCATACCGGAGATGATCCCGGAGATTCAGGTGGAGGCCACCTTCCCCGACGGCACCAAGCTGGTCACCGTCCACCAACCCATCGCCTGA
- a CDS encoding urease accessory protein UreD encodes MNSPAATALFTPSWHAELELAYARFGASTRPVLRRHLGPLRVQKHLYAEGPEVCQHIIVHPPGGIAGGDRLAISARVERDAWAQLTSPGAAKWYRANSPAGQTLDLQVAPGATLEWLPQETIVFSAAQAELTTRIDLQGDARLFYWDIVALGRPASAERFEHGHFQAHLDIRRDGRPLWHERQRLSGGDGLLDSPIGLDGQPVFATLLVTGDIDSQLLERCRALQHPVRGDLSQLPGLLVARCLASEALLARAWLIDLWRLLRPVLLGREAVPPRIWNT; translated from the coding sequence ATGAACTCACCTGCCGCCACCGCCCTGTTCACCCCCAGCTGGCACGCCGAACTGGAGCTGGCCTACGCCCGTTTCGGCGCCAGCACGCGCCCGGTCCTGCGCCGCCACCTGGGCCCGCTGCGGGTGCAGAAGCACCTGTACGCCGAAGGCCCCGAGGTGTGCCAGCACATCATCGTGCACCCGCCCGGCGGCATCGCCGGCGGCGACCGGCTGGCCATCAGTGCCCGGGTCGAGCGCGACGCCTGGGCCCAGTTGACCAGCCCCGGCGCCGCCAAGTGGTATCGCGCCAACAGCCCGGCCGGTCAGACCCTGGACCTGCAGGTGGCGCCGGGGGCGACCCTGGAGTGGCTGCCCCAGGAAACTATTGTCTTCAGCGCCGCCCAGGCCGAACTGACGACCCGGATCGACCTGCAAGGCGATGCCCGGCTGTTCTACTGGGACATCGTCGCCCTCGGCCGCCCGGCCAGTGCCGAGCGCTTCGAGCACGGACACTTCCAGGCCCACCTGGATATCCGTCGCGACGGCCGGCCGCTGTGGCATGAGCGCCAGCGCCTCAGCGGCGGCGACGGCCTGCTGGATTCGCCCATCGGCCTGGACGGCCAGCCGGTGTTCGCCACCCTGCTGGTGACCGGCGACATCGACAGCCAACTGCTGGAGCGCTGCCGTGCTCTGCAGCACCCGGTACGCGGCGACCTGAGCCAGCTGCCGGGGCTGCTGGTGGCCCGCTGCCTGGCCAGCGAGGCCCTGCTGGCCCGTGCCTGGCTGATCGACCTGTGGCGCCTGCTGCGCCCGGTCCTGCTGGGCCGCGAGGCGGTGCCGCCGAGGATCTGGAACACATGA
- the urtE gene encoding urea ABC transporter ATP-binding subunit UrtE, giving the protein MLEVQQLHQYYGGSHILRGLSFEARIGEVTCLLGRNGVGKTTLLKCLMGLLPAREGAVNWEGRAITGYKPHQRVQAGIGYVPQGREIFARLTVEENLLMGLSRFPGSQAKEVPAFIYELFPVLLQMKQRRGGDLSGGQQQQLAIGRALASRPRLLILDEPTEGIQPSVIKEIGAVIKQLAARGDMAIVLVEQFYDFAAELADQYLVMSRGEIIQQGRGENMQADGVRGLVTI; this is encoded by the coding sequence ATGCTAGAGGTCCAACAGCTTCACCAGTACTACGGCGGTAGCCACATCCTCCGGGGCCTGAGCTTCGAGGCCCGGATCGGCGAAGTGACCTGCTTGCTCGGGCGCAACGGCGTGGGCAAGACCACCCTGCTCAAATGCCTGATGGGCCTGCTGCCGGCCAGGGAAGGCGCGGTCAACTGGGAGGGCCGGGCCATCACGGGCTACAAGCCCCACCAACGGGTCCAGGCCGGCATCGGCTACGTGCCCCAGGGGCGGGAGATCTTTGCTCGCCTGACCGTGGAAGAAAACCTGCTGATGGGCCTGTCCCGCTTCCCCGGCTCCCAGGCCAAGGAAGTCCCGGCCTTCATCTACGAACTGTTCCCGGTGCTGTTGCAGATGAAGCAGCGCCGCGGCGGCGACCTCTCCGGCGGCCAGCAGCAACAGCTGGCCATCGGCCGGGCCCTGGCCAGTCGGCCCCGGCTGCTGATCCTCGACGAGCCCACCGAAGGCATCCAGCCCTCGGTGATCAAGGAAATCGGCGCGGTGATCAAGCAACTCGCGGCCCGGGGCGACATGGCGATTGTGCTGGTGGAGCAGTTCTACGACTTTGCCGCCGAACTGGCCGACCAGTACCTGGTGATGTCCCGGGGGGAAATCATCCAGCAGGGCCGCGGTGAAAATATGCAGGCCGACGGTGTACGCGGCCTGGTTACGATCTAA
- the urtD gene encoding urea ABC transporter ATP-binding protein UrtD, translated as MRVTATADFMLEPILEPNKDSGSSRDAIGLGQAAGRGLNTRHGTILTLEDISVSFDGFKALNDLNLYIGVGELRCIIGPNGAGKTTLMDVITGKTRPTRGKAWFGETLDLTRMSEVQIAQAGIGRKFQKPTVFEALSVFENLELAQKTDKSVWASLGARLSGEQQDRIAQVLETIRLSPSAQRQAGLLSHGQKQFLEIGMLLMQDPQLLLLDEPVAGMTDAETEFTAELFKTLAGKHSLMVVEHDMGFVGSIADHVTVLHQGSVLAEGSLEQVQADERVIEVYLGR; from the coding sequence ATGAGAGTCACGGCCACGGCGGACTTCATGCTCGAACCCATACTCGAACCCAACAAGGACTCGGGCAGCAGCCGCGACGCCATCGGCCTCGGCCAGGCCGCCGGCAGGGGCCTGAACACCCGTCACGGCACCATCCTGACCCTGGAGGACATCAGCGTCAGCTTCGATGGCTTCAAGGCCCTCAACGACCTCAACCTGTACATCGGCGTCGGCGAACTGCGCTGCATCATCGGCCCCAACGGCGCGGGCAAGACCACCCTGATGGACGTGATCACCGGCAAGACCCGGCCGACCCGGGGCAAGGCCTGGTTCGGCGAAACCCTGGACCTGACCCGGATGAGCGAAGTGCAGATCGCCCAGGCCGGGATCGGCCGCAAGTTCCAGAAACCCACGGTGTTCGAGGCCCTGAGCGTGTTCGAGAACCTGGAGCTGGCGCAGAAGACCGACAAGTCGGTGTGGGCCAGCCTCGGCGCGCGCCTGAGCGGCGAACAGCAGGACCGCATCGCCCAGGTGCTGGAGACCATTCGCCTGAGCCCTTCGGCCCAGCGCCAGGCTGGCCTGTTGTCCCACGGCCAGAAGCAGTTCCTGGAGATCGGCATGCTGCTGATGCAGGACCCGCAACTGCTGTTGCTGGACGAACCGGTGGCGGGCATGACCGATGCCGAGACCGAGTTCACCGCCGAGCTGTTCAAGACCCTGGCCGGCAAGCACTCGCTGATGGTGGTGGAGCACGACATGGGCTTTGTCGGCTCGATTGCCGACCACGTCACCGTGCTGCACCAGGGCAGCGTGCTGGCCGAAGGATCGCTGGAACAGGTGCAGGCCGATGAGCGCGTGATTGAGGTTTACCTGGGCCGATGA
- the urtC gene encoding urea ABC transporter permease subunit UrtC, whose amino-acid sequence MNQPMLITASQKAGPKLTLSVGALLLLVLLALPLLSLLAADHPLHVSAYTLTLVGKILCYAIVALALDLVWGYAGLLSLGHGLFFALGGYAMGMYLMRQAAGDGLPAFMTFLSWSELPWYWTGTSHFLWALCLVVLAPGLLALVFGFFAFRSRIKGVYFSIMTQALTFAGMLLFFRNETGFGGNNGFTNFRSILGFGITEPGTRAVLFLATVLLLVASLYLGWRLARSKFGRVLTALRDAENRLMFCGYDPRGFKLFVWVLSAVLCGLAGALYVPQVGIINPSEMSPTNSIEAAVWVALGGRGTLVGPLLGAGLVNGMKSWFTVAFPEYWLFFLGALFIVVTLYLPKGVIGLLKKRGEQ is encoded by the coding sequence ATGAACCAACCAATGCTCATTACCGCCAGCCAGAAAGCCGGGCCCAAGCTCACCCTCAGCGTCGGCGCCCTGCTGCTCCTGGTGTTGCTGGCGTTGCCGCTGTTGTCGCTGCTGGCGGCGGACCACCCGCTGCACGTCTCGGCCTACACCCTGACCCTGGTGGGCAAGATCCTCTGCTACGCCATCGTCGCCCTGGCCCTGGACCTGGTCTGGGGCTATGCCGGGCTGCTGTCCCTGGGCCACGGTCTGTTCTTCGCCCTGGGCGGCTACGCCATGGGCATGTACCTGATGCGCCAGGCCGCCGGAGACGGCCTGCCAGCGTTCATGACCTTCCTTTCGTGGAGCGAACTGCCCTGGTACTGGACCGGCACCAGCCACTTCCTCTGGGCCCTGTGCCTGGTGGTGCTGGCGCCGGGTCTATTGGCCCTGGTGTTCGGTTTCTTCGCCTTCCGCTCGCGGATCAAGGGCGTGTACTTCTCGATCATGACCCAGGCCCTGACCTTCGCCGGGATGCTGCTGTTCTTTCGCAACGAGACCGGCTTTGGCGGCAACAACGGCTTCACCAACTTCCGCAGCATCCTGGGCTTCGGCATCACCGAGCCGGGCACCCGGGCGGTGCTGTTCCTGGCCACGGTGCTGCTGCTGGTGGCCAGCCTGTACCTGGGCTGGCGCCTGGCCCGGAGCAAGTTCGGCCGGGTGCTGACCGCCCTGCGCGATGCCGAGAACCGCCTGATGTTCTGCGGCTACGACCCGCGCGGCTTCAAGCTGTTCGTCTGGGTCCTGAGCGCGGTGCTCTGCGGCCTGGCCGGCGCCTTGTACGTGCCCCAGGTGGGCATCATCAACCCCAGCGAGATGTCCCCCACCAACTCCATCGAGGCTGCCGTGTGGGTAGCCCTGGGCGGACGCGGCACCCTGGTCGGCCCGCTGCTGGGCGCCGGGCTGGTCAACGGCATGAAGAGCTGGTTCACCGTGGCCTTCCCCGAGTACTGGCTGTTCTTCCTCGGCGCCCTGTTCATCGTGGTGACCCTGTACCTGCCCAAGGGCGTGATCGGCCTGCTGAAGAAACGAGGTGAACAATGA
- the urtB gene encoding urea ABC transporter permease subunit UrtB, with the protein MPTALYRLLLACLLLLPIAAHAGEAEDFVAANSNQQAQLLETWAAQPDPARLELLKALQQGQLSIAGESKTLRLNNRLRGLIDSALASHQLLATEASTRLDAARQLQKSAKPAQSKFLDARLAAEQDPGVHAALSLALANLQLVDGDPAVRLAAVRLLGETGDPLARTRLEGLLQPGVEADANVRTAAETSLAQVKRKLLLGEVLGQAFSGLSLGSILLLAALGLAITFGLLGVINMAHGEMLMLGAYSTYVVQWLFQRFAPQAIEFYPLLALPVAFFVTAAIGMALERTVIRHLYGRPLETLLATWGISLMLIQLVRLLFGAQNVEVANPAWLSGGIQVLPNLVLPYNRIVIIAFALFVVVLTWLLLNKTRLGLNVRAVTQNRNMAACCGVPTGRVDMLAFGLGSGIAGLGGVALSQIGNVGPDLGQSYIIDSFLVVVLGGVGQLAGSVLAAFGLGIANKILEPQIGAVLGKILILALIILFIQKRPQGLFALKGRVID; encoded by the coding sequence ATGCCCACTGCCCTCTACCGTTTGCTCCTCGCCTGCCTGTTGCTGCTGCCCATCGCAGCCCATGCCGGTGAAGCCGAAGATTTTGTCGCGGCCAATTCCAACCAACAGGCGCAACTGCTGGAAACCTGGGCCGCGCAGCCCGATCCGGCGCGCCTGGAACTGCTCAAGGCCCTGCAGCAGGGTCAACTGAGCATCGCCGGTGAAAGCAAAACCCTGCGCCTGAACAACCGCCTGCGGGGCCTGATCGACAGCGCCCTGGCCAGCCACCAGTTGCTTGCCACCGAGGCCAGCACCCGGCTCGACGCCGCCCGGCAGCTGCAGAAAAGCGCCAAGCCGGCGCAATCGAAATTCCTCGATGCCCGGCTCGCCGCCGAGCAGGACCCCGGCGTGCACGCCGCCCTGAGCCTGGCCCTGGCCAACCTGCAACTGGTGGACGGCGATCCGGCAGTGCGCCTGGCCGCCGTGCGCCTGCTGGGGGAAACCGGCGACCCGCTGGCCCGCACCCGTCTCGAAGGCCTGCTGCAACCCGGGGTCGAGGCCGATGCCAACGTGCGCACCGCCGCCGAAACCAGCCTGGCCCAGGTCAAGCGCAAGCTGCTGCTGGGTGAGGTCCTCGGCCAGGCCTTCAGCGGCTTGTCCCTGGGTTCGATCCTGCTGCTGGCGGCCCTGGGGCTGGCCATTACCTTCGGCCTGCTGGGGGTGATCAACATGGCCCACGGCGAGATGCTGATGCTCGGCGCCTACTCCACCTACGTGGTGCAGTGGCTGTTCCAGCGTTTTGCTCCGCAGGCCATCGAGTTCTACCCGTTGCTGGCCTTGCCGGTGGCATTTTTTGTCACCGCCGCCATCGGCATGGCCCTGGAGCGCACGGTGATCCGCCACCTCTACGGCCGCCCGCTGGAAACCCTGCTGGCCACCTGGGGCATCAGCCTGATGCTGATCCAACTGGTGCGCCTGCTGTTCGGCGCGCAGAACGTCGAGGTGGCCAACCCGGCCTGGCTGTCGGGCGGCATCCAGGTCCTGCCCAACCTGGTACTGCCCTACAACCGCATCGTGATCATCGCCTTCGCCCTGTTTGTCGTCGTGCTCACCTGGCTGCTGTTGAACAAGACCCGCCTGGGCCTGAACGTGCGCGCGGTGACCCAGAACCGCAACATGGCCGCCTGCTGCGGCGTGCCCACCGGACGGGTGGACATGCTCGCCTTCGGCCTCGGCTCGGGGATCGCCGGCCTGGGCGGCGTGGCCCTGAGCCAGATCGGCAACGTCGGCCCGGACCTGGGCCAGAGCTACATCATCGACTCGTTCCTGGTGGTGGTGCTCGGCGGCGTCGGCCAGTTGGCCGGCAGCGTGCTGGCGGCCTTCGGCCTGGGGATCGCCAACAAGATCCTCGAACCGCAGATCGGCGCCGTGCTGGGCAAGATCCTGATCCTCGCGCTGATCATTCTGTTCATCCAGAAACGTCCCCAGGGACTCTTTGCACTGAAAGGACGGGTGATCGACTGA